Below is a window of Thunnus maccoyii chromosome 16, fThuMac1.1, whole genome shotgun sequence DNA.
ctttctgttttgtttcgTAGAATAAACAGGGAGGTGTGAGAAGAACGCCTGAGGGTCAGCATAAGGCTGTGGGTGGGCGGCGGTGTTAAACAGCCTTTTACacaatgtgtgtttcagtatgTGTCAACCCCAAGGTGGTTTGTGGCTGTCAGGTGCCCTTCTGCCGGGGCCAGACAGACATCCTCTGCTCAGCTGCCAGCCCAGCCTGAGCCAGACTTGTTCCTCGAGACCATATGACAATGTTCTCACAACACAAAGAGCCTTATATAACACACTGACTCGCTATAAATCTGGTTCTATGTTAGCCATACACAAAGAACTGATAAGCATTGTGTGTATCAGTTACACATACTAGAAATTTTATAGTGATGTTAACATATTTTTTACTATAAAATAAACTATATTTTTGTTACAATCTGTCTCCATAAAACTTTTTAGCAAATAATCTGTTACATTTTATTGTAACAATAAATTCTGTCTGACAGGATACGCCGTGCCAATTGAACACAATTGTGCCAAGTGTTTGGGCACACACAAAGTTTAGTACTTGTGCTGTTTAGAGCACAGACTGTTTTTCTAAGATTTGGCGGTTAGAAGACTGATATATATAACTTGTAAGATTGTTGGTTTCGTACACAAGTTTATCCAACCCTAGAGAAGATAACATGTAACTCTTACCTTCTTTGGCTCTCTTCTTAAAATCCCTGACTTCAATTGCACCACCCCGGCTGCCATctgtgaagaaaaaacaaacatggcaaTATGAATACCTATTTTGTGGGTAAGATGATGATAAGCATGAAAGATAATGGCACTGGAAGGTGactctttgtgtgtctgtgcccaCTCACCAATGAGACCAGACTCCACAGCTCTGTCGAAGTAGTAGGAGAAAGCGTAGAAAACACTGCTGCCTTTCACTTCGTAAGGCTGAAGGACTATTCCTTTGATGACCTTCATCACCTCATAGTAGCACAGCTTATAGCCTGCATAGCCTGCATAGAGAGAGATAGTGAATGTAGTTTTgtcaaataattatttaataaatactgGATGAATGTACTGAATGAACTGAGTGTACAAATGAGTAAACAATGAGGTGCGTGGAAGCAGCAATGGATGGAATGTAATCAAGGAGAGCTTGGAGGCTCTGTTTGAGGTCAGCCAGGGGTTGAAGCTTGGGGTCGGGTGGGGGGGcgcgggggggggggttaacAGATAATATACAAGGGAAGCCCAGAAGGACAAGTTTCACACAGTGCCATGGGTATGGTTGGCTAAGATGTGCCGGCAAAACCATGTGCTGACAAGAGCAGCAGTTAAAGCGGCCCTGTTGGCCTGTCTATTTTTACCACATAATTGTGAGCGGTCCAGATCAAGCCACTcgttacacaaaaaaaataacaactcaGGGACAAGCCCAGCATCTTTTGGCTACTTGACTGTGGTATGGGAGTGACTGCCTTATTTGTGAAGTTTAACTGACAGTTTTCTTTTCGTTTAAATACAAGGTTGACTGCAGTATAATTGTTCAAGAGGGAAGACAGAGAGTACGGATGACGAAACATGCGTTTGGCGCCAAGGTTACAGAAACTTCAGCGGgtaaatgttttcatgtgagACTGTATTATACTGTACTCTATTGTGTTCAAGAGTTGAGAAAGGAATGCAGGGATTGTTGGATCCAAGGCAGTGGGGAGGCAATCAAAACCTCAGAGTGCTTTTATCTTACCGTCTGGAATCCCGCTAACTTTGTAGGTGGTTCCTCCAAAAGTCACATCTTCTCTGAACTTTTTCGGGAGGCAAGAACTAGTAAAGATTTTCCAATCTAGACctaggaaaacaaaaacaagaaaacagtttGCCATCTTCCATTGAATAAAttgattaaagaaatattttcatgataaaaaGTTGTAGATACTGTACCATCGGCTCCTAATGCTCCAAGAGTTGCCAATCGAGCCGCATACAGTCCATTTCCAAGGTAGCTATGTGATGGTGACACAGGTTTATGGTGAAATTTTGATGATGGcttatgttttaaaaagcacatttattaCTATGAGTTTTCATGGGCAAAATCAAATACAGCATCCTCTTAATCTGTtatttacctgtgtgtgtagaGTTGATATGTGTTGTTGAACAGGTTGAAATTGGCGATGTAACTCGGGGGAGCAGACTGAACTGTTTTCTGTTGGATAAACAACAGGTGTTTAGTGGTGTATTTTTGgttaacaacatttttaaaaagacttaTTTAAAAAGACTTTTATTCACCTTTGACTTGGGAAGAAATGTGATCTGTGTAGATCCTCCACCCAAATCCAGGATCCCCACTGTCTTCCTTGTGTTGGAATACAAGTGACctataaaatgacaaacaagcaGACATTAAATTGAATGTAGATCATGTATAATAAAGTGCAATCCATAAGCAGTCAACATGTTTAACTGCAACTTTATTCAGAATGTATTACCTTTACAACCACTAGTGTCAGAAATGATTCATGCTTACAGATCATGCccacaaagagggaaaaaacCTTTTTGGTTTGAAGCTTAAAGGTTGttctttaaaataaacttgataGCATCTTAGCTGTGTGAAAAACGTGAGGAAATATCACTTGTTTTTGCAACCTGTTTGGGGCCAGTGATTCAAGCTCATAACCTCAGACAGCAGACAAGAGTCTTTCACTGCCGGGCTTCTGTATACACTGGAGCCTCAGATATGAGCCTCCTGACCACTAACACCACCATAGCAAAACACAAGCAATGTCTTACCTGTGAGGAAGTTCACTGTGACCCAGGCAAGGACTCCTAAAACAGCACATGAGTGAAAATGTCTGCATTAGTAAAACCCTGAGAAGTGATTACAACAGACATATGAAACACTGCTATATTTTCCCatttaaatgtgttgaaaaaGTAGCAGAGATAACTCTTTCATTAGGCTGATATTAAAGTTAGTCTCACATGTAGGATTGCAGACCAGCCCAGGTAATTACAAGTGTCTCAGATGTCAAGTTATTGCACTCATAAAGTGAGGATAATGAACTGTATGATGAAACGTAACATAGTGAGGGTGTCTTAATGAGTGATGTGGAGGATCGCACTAAATTATTGGGCGTGGGGCAGCAACTCACGCTGGCGTATTTATTTGTACTAACAGACCTCTTGTAAAAAGAATTACGAGAGCAGTATAGTTTGATACATCCTCAGTGAATGAGGTAATTAAAGCACCTGGTTAGACAATCCCTCAAAAATCACCAAAACATTACCTACCTTCATTTGTTCCATTCATTATGGTAACACTGCTGTTTGGCACAAAGAAGGGGGATTCAGCAAATACCTCTCGCACCTGTGGATTACATGTACCATCATTTCAATATGATTATTTACTAGCTATGTGTTAAAACAATACTGTTATAATACACTACACAGCCAAGTAATCTACTGTTGTTGGGATATAGTCTCCGGAAGACAAACTGTGTCTTTTCTGTTAGAGTGACAGATAGCTCAACCACAAGCATGGCTGGAACAGTAGCCCAGATTTAATACTTCAAATGACAAATATGGTTACTCCACACAACCCcacaacagctgttttttgCAACATGATAGCCACCAAATGGGCAGACttgctccctttttttttcagtgacacTTGTAAGCACTTAGTGGTTTCTCATCCCGCTCCTTGGCGGGACGGGTGGTGTTTGTGCCAAACTGTCTGAGGGCAGAAAGAAAACGCGCCTCACCTCCTTCAGAAGAGCATTTGCCTTGTCTTCAGGCAGCAGACGCAGACCCGCCGTGGCCTTCAGGACCACTGGGGTCCTCTTCCACTCCTCCTCTGGTACTGTCTTCTTAGCAATCTTCAGCAACTGTCGGATGGTGTTGCCACCCTGCAGAAAGAGATGGCAATCAGTTATAGTACAAGCAGCATTGTTAATGATTATGACCAGTCagagaacagaaagaaagacagatacTTAATAaccaaattaagaaatgtgttCAGTGATCAAAGTCTTGTTTAAGTCAAATGTAGGTAAATACAGCGGACAAAGTTGACAACAGTGACAGCATCAATAGGAGGCATTTTTGTAATtacactgtgtttacatcacATGAACCCAACCCAAAGAAAATCCCAGTGGTTTGGCGGGTTTGCAGACAGTGACAACTCCCTAATATACCTGATAATTAATAATACAAGATGGTGCAAACAGGCACACATACCTCCTCAGGGTTGTCTTTATAGGCAGACAGTCCAGGCTTCACTGCATGGTACATTTCATTGTCCAGAACTGGCAgctcaactaaaaaaaaaaaaaaagaaaaagtcagcATCAGTGAACGGATCATAAAATACAGAGCTAACTGTGATATTTCAGTATATAAAGAAGCGtctattaatttaatttcatagCTTTTCTTTT
It encodes the following:
- the LOC121914018 gene encoding ectonucleoside triphosphate diphosphohydrolase 5-like translates to MATPSPFLTLFVWLLAGSLLAEATYYRHHRLFHHLYRYREHSANTENLLPEVSNPVAEVSQPSHPDIPEVFHPAPEVIHHMPEAFQPVPEVMHPAPEPYHPPEAFQTVSEASSPVNMSRVFYGIMFDAGSTGTRIHIYKFIQKDPVELPVLDNEMYHAVKPGLSAYKDNPEEGGNTIRQLLKIAKKTVPEEEWKRTPVVLKATAGLRLLPEDKANALLKEVREVFAESPFFVPNSSVTIMNGTNEGVLAWVTVNFLTGHLYSNTRKTVGILDLGGGSTQITFLPKSKKTVQSAPPSYIANFNLFNNTYQLYTHSYLGNGLYAARLATLGALGADGLDWKIFTSSCLPKKFREDVTFGGTTYKVSGIPDGYAGYKLCYYEVMKVIKGIVLQPYEVKGSSVFYAFSYYFDRAVESGLIDGSRGGAIEVRDFKKRAKEVCNKMTKYRAISPFLCMDMTYITCLLKEGFGFKDSTVLQLAKKVNNVETSWALGATFDYFRNLNIH